A genomic segment from Desulfonatronum lacustre DSM 10312 encodes:
- the thiE gene encoding thiamine phosphate synthase, translating to MLNNPLRNIDLYCLTSEEHSLGRTNLEVVRAMLDAGIKLIQYREKDKPGRVKLEECAAIRELTRKAGALFLVNDDVAVAQAVDADGVHVGQDDLPVPVVRRLLGPDKIIGLSTHCPDQARAAVADGADYIGVGPIFATKTKKDVCAPVGLEYLEWVTANLSIPFVVIGGIKKHNIGEVVQRGASCVAMITEIVAKPDIPGQIQALRKAMQQNMRETRS from the coding sequence ATGCTGAACAATCCCTTGCGCAACATTGACCTGTACTGCCTGACCAGCGAGGAACACTCGCTGGGCCGGACCAACCTGGAGGTGGTCCGGGCCATGCTGGACGCTGGAATCAAGCTCATCCAGTACCGGGAGAAGGACAAGCCCGGGCGGGTCAAGCTGGAGGAATGCGCGGCCATTCGGGAATTGACCCGCAAGGCTGGGGCACTGTTTCTGGTCAACGACGACGTGGCCGTGGCCCAGGCCGTGGATGCGGACGGCGTGCACGTGGGCCAGGACGACCTGCCGGTGCCGGTGGTCCGCCGCCTGCTCGGTCCGGACAAGATCATCGGTCTGTCCACCCACTGTCCGGATCAGGCCCGGGCCGCGGTGGCGGACGGAGCGGACTATATCGGCGTAGGGCCGATCTTCGCCACCAAGACCAAGAAGGACGTCTGCGCCCCGGTGGGCCTGGAATACCTGGAGTGGGTCACGGCCAACCTGTCCATCCCCTTCGTGGTCATCGGCGGGATCAAGAAGCACAACATCGGCGAGGTGGTTCAGCGGGGCGCGTCCTGCGTGGCCATGATCACCGAGATCGTCGCCAAACCGGATATACCAGGGCAAATCCAAGCCCTGCGTAAAGCCATGCAACAAAATATGAGGGAAACAAGATCATGA
- the thiF gene encoding sulfur carrier protein ThiS adenylyltransferase ThiF: MNLVEQGIAHHIGSDALTRLQQVRVGLAGAGGLGSNCAHALVRSGFKRFVLVDFDRVEPSNLNRQFFFPDQIGLPKVVALGANLLRINPDLDLELHEEPITPVNVHQLFKNCDTVVECVDDPSVKKLLTEAMIPTKSLFVAASGIAGCGDADRIRTRRLRNNFFLVGDEQTTACSDTPPLAPLVTLAAAKQADVVLHYFLHQQIEENRPDNPDGDTRIGLFSHYGRSESVSKSKS; the protein is encoded by the coding sequence ATGAATCTCGTGGAACAGGGCATCGCCCACCACATCGGCTCGGACGCCCTGACCCGCCTGCAACAGGTACGCGTCGGCTTGGCCGGGGCCGGGGGGCTGGGCTCCAACTGCGCCCACGCCCTGGTCCGCTCCGGATTCAAGCGCTTCGTGCTTGTCGATTTCGACCGGGTGGAACCGTCCAACCTGAATCGGCAGTTCTTCTTTCCGGACCAGATCGGCCTGCCCAAGGTGGTGGCCCTGGGCGCCAATCTGTTGCGGATCAATCCGGACCTGGACCTGGAACTGCACGAAGAACCGATTACCCCCGTTAATGTCCACCAGCTTTTTAAGAATTGCGACACCGTGGTGGAATGCGTGGACGACCCGTCAGTGAAAAAGCTGCTCACTGAGGCCATGATTCCGACAAAGTCCCTGTTCGTGGCCGCTTCCGGGATTGCCGGATGCGGGGATGCCGATCGCATCCGCACCAGACGCCTTCGGAATAATTTTTTCCTCGTGGGCGACGAGCAAACCACCGCCTGTTCGGATACGCCGCCCCTGGCCCCTCTGGTAACCCTGGCGGCCGCCAAGCAGGCCGACGTGGTGCTGCATTATTTTCTGCATCAACAGATAGAGGAAAATCGCCCCGACAATCCGGACGGGGACACCAGGATAGGTTTGTTCTCGCACTACGGGCGCTCTGAATCGGTATCGAAATCGAAATCGTGA
- the thiH gene encoding 2-iminoacetate synthase ThiH, which yields MSFAEVMDAYAGLDMPKVIHENQSQDVLRALGKDRLGPEDLLALLSPAAGVMLEELARKAAVLTLQHFGRAVQLFTPLYVSDFCANRCVYCGFNAEQKGPRRQLSLEEVRVEAEHIAATGLRQILVLTGDARAKAPPEYLEQILGVLREFFPSLLLEVYALTREEYARMIAAGAEGLTIYQETYDPEQYARTHPSGPKRDYAFRLDAPERACRAGMRWVGISALYGLGDWRQDAFWAAMHARWLQDRYPGAEIGLSLPRMRPHAGAWQPEHPVSDRDLTQILLAQRLFMPRAGITLSTREPARLRENLLPLGVTRLSAGVSTSVGGHGADQAGTPQFEVADDRSVADITAMLRGKGFQPVFKDWQPLNPVTA from the coding sequence ATGAGCTTTGCCGAAGTCATGGACGCCTACGCCGGTCTGGACATGCCCAAGGTCATCCATGAAAACCAGTCTCAGGATGTACTTCGAGCCCTGGGAAAAGACCGGCTTGGGCCAGAGGATCTGTTGGCCCTGCTGTCACCGGCTGCCGGAGTCATGCTGGAAGAACTGGCCCGCAAGGCCGCCGTCCTGACCCTGCAGCATTTCGGCCGGGCGGTTCAACTGTTCACCCCGCTCTACGTCTCGGACTTCTGCGCCAATCGTTGCGTCTACTGCGGGTTCAACGCGGAACAAAAAGGTCCGCGTCGTCAGCTTTCCCTGGAGGAGGTCCGCGTCGAGGCCGAGCACATCGCAGCCACCGGACTGCGCCAGATCCTGGTGCTCACCGGCGACGCACGGGCCAAGGCTCCGCCGGAATACCTGGAACAAATCCTGGGAGTACTGCGCGAGTTCTTTCCCAGCCTGCTCCTGGAGGTCTACGCCCTGACCCGGGAGGAATACGCTCGAATGATCGCCGCCGGGGCCGAAGGGCTGACCATTTACCAGGAAACCTACGACCCGGAACAATACGCCCGGACGCATCCCAGCGGCCCCAAGCGGGACTATGCGTTCCGTTTGGACGCCCCGGAACGCGCCTGCCGGGCCGGGATGCGCTGGGTGGGCATCAGCGCCCTGTACGGGCTGGGCGATTGGCGCCAGGACGCCTTCTGGGCGGCCATGCACGCCCGCTGGCTGCAGGATCGATATCCCGGCGCGGAAATCGGTCTATCCCTGCCCCGGATGCGCCCCCATGCCGGAGCCTGGCAGCCGGAACATCCGGTTTCGGACCGGGATCTGACCCAGATCCTCCTGGCCCAGCGCCTGTTTATGCCTCGGGCCGGGATCACCCTATCCACCAGAGAGCCAGCTCGATTGCGGGAAAACCTGCTGCCCCTGGGCGTAACCCGGCTTTCCGCCGGGGTGTCCACCTCGGTGGGCGGGCACGGAGCGGACCAAGCCGGCACGCCGCAGTTCGAGGTGGCCGACGACCGGAGCGTGGCTGACATCACAGCCATGCTCCGAGGTAAGGGCTTTCAGCCGGTCTTCAAAGACTGGCAGCCATTAAACCCGGTGACGGCATGA